One Pseudoalteromonas espejiana DSM 9414 DNA window includes the following coding sequences:
- the ppsR gene encoding posphoenolpyruvate synthetase regulatory kinase/phosphorylase PpsR, with protein sequence MRTAFYISDGTAITSEVFGHATLSLFPVDFNHKTIPFVETEEKANEIKALINATAAKEGEKPFVFFTFVNHNLSEIIKSADAVAYDFLSTYSEKIQKELDVAPVPKMHRTHSIHEKSYDFRIDAVNYALMNDDGGNIKNFSEADIILVGVSRSGKTPTSLYLALQYGIKAANYPITEDDLESEGLPKCLLPYKHKLFGLTIDPERLAAIRHRRMANSKYASIRQCRIEVREVEMLYKRHKISYFNSTHHSVEEISAKILIDSNLERRKY encoded by the coding sequence ATGAGAACTGCTTTTTATATATCAGACGGTACTGCAATCACCTCAGAGGTGTTTGGGCACGCGACTTTGTCGTTATTCCCGGTTGATTTTAATCATAAAACTATTCCTTTTGTTGAAACAGAAGAAAAAGCAAATGAAATTAAAGCGTTAATTAACGCAACTGCTGCAAAAGAAGGTGAGAAGCCATTTGTGTTCTTTACCTTCGTAAATCATAACTTAAGTGAAATTATTAAATCGGCCGATGCTGTTGCTTACGATTTCCTCTCTACTTATAGCGAAAAAATACAAAAAGAGCTTGATGTAGCACCAGTACCAAAAATGCACCGCACGCACTCTATTCACGAAAAAAGCTATGATTTTAGAATTGACGCCGTCAACTATGCATTAATGAACGATGACGGTGGCAATATTAAAAACTTTTCTGAAGCCGATATTATTTTAGTTGGCGTGAGTCGCAGTGGTAAAACACCAACAAGTTTATACTTAGCATTACAATACGGTATTAAAGCCGCTAATTACCCAATAACAGAAGACGACTTAGAGAGTGAGGGATTACCTAAATGTTTACTCCCTTACAAACATAAGTTGTTTGGCCTGACTATTGACCCTGAACGTTTAGCTGCAATTAGACATAGGCGTATGGCAAATTCTAAATACGCGTCTATTAGGCAATGCCGAATAGAAGTGCGTGAAGTAGAAATGTTATATAAACGCCACAAAATTTCGTACTTTAATTCTACCCATCACTCGGTAGAAGAAATATCTGCTAAAATCTTAATTGACAGTAACCTTGAGCGACGTAAGTACTAA
- a CDS encoding class II 3-deoxy-7-phosphoheptulonate synthase encodes MQSWNPNSWRELPILQQPQYPDQEELKSVEGQLKSAPPLVFAEETRSLFKQLEDVCEGRAFLLQGGDCAESFSDFNAANIRDTFKTILQMAVVLTYGGKCPVVKIARMAGQYAKPRSADLETIDGVSLPSYRGDIVNSFEFTEEARIPDPQRLMKAYHNSAATLNLLRAFAQGGLADLHQVNRWNMGFVAANPQKERFQQLADKIQDALEFMEVCGINSTIAPSLKETDLYTSHEALLLGYEEALTRRDHLSGDWYDCSAHFVWIGERTRQLDHAHIEFFKGIKNPIGVKVGPGMDPDDLIRLIDAVNPDNIPGRLTLITRMGADVLPEKLPALVRRVQQEGRKVIWSSDPMHGNTEKATSGYKTRSFDNIMREISQFFAVHKSEGSYAGGVHLEMTGQHVTECTGGAYGLSDDDLAQRYKTQCDPRLNADQVLEVGFLVADLLKDARK; translated from the coding sequence ATGCAATCGTGGAACCCAAATAGCTGGAGAGAACTGCCAATACTGCAGCAGCCACAGTACCCAGATCAAGAAGAGTTAAAGTCAGTTGAAGGCCAATTAAAGAGCGCACCGCCATTAGTTTTTGCTGAAGAAACAAGAAGCTTATTTAAACAGCTTGAAGATGTGTGCGAAGGCCGTGCATTTTTACTTCAAGGTGGTGATTGTGCTGAGTCGTTTAGTGACTTTAACGCAGCTAATATTCGCGATACGTTTAAAACCATTCTACAAATGGCGGTTGTATTAACTTACGGCGGTAAATGCCCTGTAGTTAAAATTGCACGTATGGCTGGCCAATATGCAAAACCACGCTCTGCAGATTTAGAAACAATTGACGGAGTTTCATTACCATCTTACCGTGGTGATATTGTAAATAGCTTTGAATTTACAGAAGAAGCACGCATACCAGACCCTCAACGTTTAATGAAGGCTTACCACAACAGTGCAGCTACATTAAACTTACTACGTGCATTTGCACAAGGTGGCTTAGCTGACTTACACCAGGTAAACCGCTGGAATATGGGTTTTGTTGCCGCTAATCCGCAAAAAGAGCGATTCCAACAACTTGCAGACAAAATTCAAGATGCACTTGAATTTATGGAAGTGTGTGGCATTAATTCTACAATTGCACCTAGCCTTAAAGAAACAGATTTATATACTTCTCACGAAGCCTTATTACTAGGCTACGAAGAAGCGCTAACACGCCGTGACCACCTTTCAGGTGATTGGTACGACTGTTCAGCACACTTTGTTTGGATTGGTGAGCGCACACGCCAACTAGATCATGCCCACATTGAGTTTTTCAAAGGTATTAAAAACCCAATAGGTGTTAAGGTTGGCCCTGGCATGGACCCAGACGACCTAATTCGTTTAATTGATGCAGTGAACCCAGATAACATCCCGGGTCGCTTAACGTTAATTACACGTATGGGTGCCGATGTTCTTCCAGAGAAACTACCAGCACTCGTTCGCCGCGTTCAACAAGAAGGCCGTAAAGTAATTTGGAGCTCAGATCCAATGCACGGCAATACTGAAAAAGCGACATCTGGTTACAAAACACGTAGCTTTGATAATATTATGCGCGAGATCAGCCAATTCTTTGCAGTACACAAATCTGAAGGTTCATACGCAGGTGGTGTTCACTTAGAAATGACAGGTCAGCACGTAACAGAGTGTACAGGTGGTGCTTACGGTTTATCAGACGATGACCTAGCACAGCGTTACAAAACACAATGTGACCCTCGCTTAAATGCAGACCAAGTATTAGAAGTTGGTTTCTTAGTAGCTGATTTATTAAAAGACGCTCGTAAATAA
- a CDS encoding DNA replication terminus site-binding protein has protein sequence MVTKVQIRSQFDLMNDLTSLMIDDLRDCEYSKAEYYQLPDVSSTDEAIVPEEIKVNKLTGELAHRAILNSFTDIYKKNSLSSRVLKRHPGILVIKNADVTALTSRIQQVNKAKAAFKECVLAIDNNDARFEAVHNAVPNLITLAAYRKIHAQSESPFSVRFTWMHKHATKTLTKKMALEMLDKSAGYRNPRMIDQQKWQSLVAQEQLRVASLGEKEKLRIRRPTRVSPQVNVRYTAENRYHVSAALPFILINPQPDVKLGTLPNYQKPESHPRKKEYDFLVDRLYLEQVDK, from the coding sequence ATGGTTACTAAAGTACAAATAAGAAGTCAGTTTGATTTAATGAACGACTTAACATCGCTGATGATTGATGATTTACGTGATTGTGAGTATTCAAAAGCAGAATATTATCAGCTCCCTGATGTAAGTAGTACTGATGAGGCAATAGTGCCTGAAGAAATTAAAGTAAATAAATTAACCGGTGAACTAGCTCATAGAGCGATATTAAATTCATTTACTGATATTTATAAAAAAAATAGTTTAAGTAGTCGCGTTCTAAAACGACATCCTGGAATTTTAGTTATCAAAAATGCTGACGTTACAGCACTTACTAGTCGTATTCAGCAAGTTAATAAAGCAAAAGCGGCATTTAAAGAATGTGTTTTAGCAATAGATAATAACGACGCACGGTTTGAAGCCGTTCATAATGCAGTGCCTAATTTAATTACACTTGCAGCTTACCGTAAAATTCATGCCCAGAGTGAATCTCCTTTTTCAGTTCGCTTTACCTGGATGCACAAGCATGCAACAAAAACACTAACTAAAAAAATGGCACTTGAAATGCTTGATAAGTCAGCAGGGTATAGAAACCCGCGTATGATAGATCAACAAAAATGGCAATCGCTTGTTGCCCAAGAACAGTTAAGAGTTGCTAGTTTAGGTGAAAAAGAAAAGTTAAGAATTAGGCGCCCTACCCGAGTTAGTCCTCAGGTAAATGTGAGATATACAGCAGAGAACAGGTATCATGTAAGTGCTGCATTGCCGTTTATTTTAATTAACCCGCAGCCCGATGTAAAACTGGGTACTTTACCTAATTATCAAAAGCCAGAATCTCATCCTCGTAAAAAAGAGTATGACTTTTTAGTGGATCGGCTCTATTTAGAGCAAGTCGATAAGTAG